A single region of the Gemella sp. zg-570 genome encodes:
- a CDS encoding membrane lipoprotein lipid attachment site-containing protein produces MKKIFYLIITLVLILTGCSNFKNNEKKYQYDIGIVDKNKILLFEEKNNELNLVDTKERSGKYGFLNYDYIDLDKNLLIKTTVIGKHALLANIDKDTLDINLKNDSSEPYTFTHYKDKIYATDVFTDRFNIYEYDMSFKELRKKEIKRSGINVTNDIIVKDDIIYLLIGNVVEKQNKNILLKLNMDFEVQEEIDLNYENGAYMRMVMDDNYIYLSQNSAGLTESREPRGSNKILKLNLKNNKQEFITLDYNYPLYMHQDEKNLIIEHYNLYVPSHVFTIYNKRSGKKTIINFPNEKPGDGNSPYFAQDKNNFYFLFEKTIYKYNKETFAEQIYDLSKFNVEKANVMIKKDDK; encoded by the coding sequence ATGAAAAAAATATTTTATTTAATAATAACACTTGTATTAATTCTAACGGGATGTTCCAATTTTAAAAATAATGAAAAAAAATATCAATATGATATAGGGATTGTCGATAAAAACAAAATACTTCTATTTGAAGAAAAAAATAATGAATTAAATTTAGTAGACACTAAAGAGAGGTCTGGTAAGTATGGGTTCTTAAATTATGATTATATAGATTTGGATAAAAACCTGCTTATAAAAACTACAGTTATAGGAAAGCATGCTCTTTTGGCAAATATAGATAAGGATACTTTAGATATTAACTTAAAAAATGATAGTAGCGAACCCTATACATTTACTCACTACAAGGATAAAATCTATGCAACAGATGTTTTTACGGATAGATTTAACATTTATGAATACGATATGTCCTTTAAAGAATTGAGAAAAAAAGAAATAAAAAGAAGTGGTATCAATGTTACTAATGACATCATAGTAAAAGATGATATTATCTACTTGTTAATAGGTAATGTAGTAGAGAAACAAAATAAAAATATATTATTAAAACTAAATATGGATTTTGAAGTGCAGGAAGAAATAGATTTGAATTATGAAAATGGTGCTTATATGAGAATGGTTATGGATGATAATTATATCTATCTTAGTCAAAATTCTGCCGGCTTAACAGAAAGTAGAGAGCCGAGAGGTAGTAATAAAATACTAAAATTAAATTTAAAAAATAATAAGCAAGAATTTATAACTTTAGACTATAACTACCCCTTATATATGCATCAAGATGAAAAAAATTTAATAATAGAACATTACAATTTATATGTTCCCAGCCATGTTTTCACCATATACAATAAAAGAAGTGGCAAAAAAACCATCATAAACTTCCCAAATGAAAAACCTGGAGATGGAAACAGTCCATATTTTGCTCAAGATAAAAATAATTTTTACTTTTTATTTGAAAAAACAATA